A section of the Agrococcus sp. SGAir0287 genome encodes:
- a CDS encoding NAD-dependent epimerase/dehydratase family protein: protein MRILITGGAGFVGTQLAHRILGLDAPLGRVDSLTLLDIAEPRPELLEDGRVDALVGPIGEQVAHLGPLDVVFHLAGVVSGAAEADLDLGLQTNVDDTRALLDHLRAATERGAEPATFVFSSSLAVFGDDPFLGQPDVIRDDTLPRPQSSYGAQKYMAELLVADYGRRGLVQARTLRLQTVAVRPGAPNAAASSFVSGIVREPVAGVRAPLPVPRDTPITLSSPERTIDALVRAATATADEWGSPTAVMLPGLSTTPAQMLEALDRVSGRPLSDLVDDAIDPAIVAIVETWPAAFAPERAIALGIEAPESVDAVIAEYLALVGESTAE from the coding sequence ATGCGCATCCTCATCACCGGCGGCGCCGGCTTCGTCGGCACGCAGCTCGCCCACCGCATCCTCGGCCTCGACGCGCCGCTCGGCCGCGTCGACAGCCTCACGCTGCTCGACATCGCCGAGCCGCGCCCCGAGCTGCTCGAGGACGGACGGGTGGATGCGCTCGTCGGCCCGATTGGCGAGCAGGTGGCGCATCTCGGCCCGCTCGACGTCGTGTTCCACCTCGCGGGCGTCGTCTCGGGCGCCGCGGAGGCCGACCTCGACCTCGGCCTGCAGACGAACGTCGACGACACCCGCGCGCTGCTCGACCACCTCCGCGCCGCGACCGAGCGCGGCGCCGAGCCGGCGACCTTCGTGTTCTCGAGCTCGCTCGCCGTCTTCGGCGACGACCCCTTCCTCGGCCAGCCCGACGTCATCCGCGACGACACCCTGCCGCGCCCGCAGTCGAGCTACGGCGCGCAGAAGTACATGGCCGAGCTGCTCGTCGCCGACTACGGACGCCGCGGCCTCGTGCAGGCGCGCACGCTGCGCCTCCAGACCGTCGCGGTGCGCCCCGGCGCGCCCAACGCTGCCGCATCATCCTTCGTGTCGGGCATCGTGCGCGAGCCCGTCGCGGGCGTCCGCGCCCCGCTGCCGGTGCCGCGCGACACCCCCATCACGCTCTCGTCGCCCGAGCGGACGATCGACGCGCTCGTCCGCGCCGCGACCGCGACGGCCGACGAGTGGGGCAGCCCCACCGCCGTCATGCTGCCGGGCCTCTCGACGACGCCCGCGCAGATGCTCGAGGCGCTCGACCGCGTCTCGGGGCGGCCGCTGTCCGACCTCGTCGACGACGCCATCGACCCGGCGATCGTCGCGATCGTCGAGACCTGGCCCGCGGCCTTCGCGCCCGAGCGCGCGATCGCGCTCGGCATCGAGGCGCCGGAGTCGGTGGATGCGGTGATCGCCGAGTACCTCGCGCTCGTCGGGGAGTCGACCGCGGAGTGA
- a CDS encoding TetR/AcrR family transcriptional regulator: MAAGTAEPTGRRERNKQEKLERITRAARELFDARGVDGVTTQEVADRADVGTGTLFLYAPTKGDLLLLAQNAAYAEALERGIARADVATEALDGVMAIIGEVVHCNRAHVANGRTYLRELLFGDPTTPHRIEALASTARTERAIAETIARTTGVDATAAATLARLANAAMLLALTSPLAADASEDELLALLRAQVTVLLP; the protein is encoded by the coding sequence GTGGCAGCAGGCACGGCGGAGCCGACGGGACGGCGCGAGCGCAACAAGCAGGAGAAGCTCGAGCGCATCACGCGAGCGGCGCGGGAGCTCTTCGACGCTCGCGGCGTCGACGGCGTCACGACGCAGGAGGTCGCCGACCGCGCCGACGTGGGCACCGGCACGCTCTTCCTCTACGCGCCGACGAAGGGCGACCTCCTCCTGCTGGCGCAGAACGCCGCGTACGCCGAGGCGCTGGAGCGCGGCATCGCTCGTGCCGACGTCGCGACGGAGGCGCTCGACGGCGTCATGGCGATCATCGGCGAGGTCGTGCACTGCAACCGCGCGCACGTCGCGAACGGCCGCACCTACCTGCGCGAGCTGCTCTTCGGGGATCCCACGACGCCCCACCGGATCGAGGCCCTGGCCTCGACGGCGCGGACCGAGCGCGCGATCGCCGAGACGATCGCGCGCACGACCGGCGTCGACGCGACGGCTGCGGCGACGCTCGCCCGGCTGGCGAACGCTGCGATGCTCCTCGCCCTCACGTCGCCGCTCGCCGCCGACGCGTCGGAGGACGAGCTGCTGGCCTTGCTGCGCGCGCAGGTGACGGTGCTGCTGCCCTGA
- a CDS encoding nuclear transport factor 2 family protein has protein sequence MDNAQIVREFWTQAFQQKDPAGAAAEHLGEQYIQHNPLAVDGAEGLVGFVGALQQQDPGFRAQLIRIVAEGDLVATHSRFDVGGATMSAMDFWRLEDGRIVEHWDAIQPVPAQSRNDHGMF, from the coding sequence ATGGACAACGCGCAGATCGTCAGGGAGTTCTGGACGCAGGCGTTCCAGCAGAAGGATCCGGCTGGGGCCGCTGCTGAGCACCTGGGCGAGCAGTACATCCAGCACAACCCGCTCGCCGTCGACGGCGCCGAGGGGCTCGTCGGGTTCGTCGGGGCGCTGCAGCAGCAGGATCCGGGCTTCCGCGCGCAGCTCATCCGCATCGTCGCAGAGGGCGACCTCGTCGCGACGCACAGCCGCTTCGACGTCGGTGGGGCGACCATGTCGGCCATGGACTTCTGGCGCCTCGAGGACGGTCGGATCGTGGAGCACTGGGATGCGATCCAGCCCGTGCCGGCGCAGTCGCGCAACGACCACGGCATGTTCTGA
- a CDS encoding NADP-dependent oxidoreductase, with protein sequence MPEDAASARAVVADEPGGPDVLRVAAVPMPEPGIGEVLVRVHAASVNPVDVMQRQHGTFGGGRSIRIGYDVAGVVEEVGPGVTLFAPGDAVFGMLPFPHAAGAYATHVVAPTRALVRTPASLSHAEAAALPLAGLTAWQALVDTARLERGQRVVVTGAAGGVGHLAVQIAHAIGAHVIGVASATDAALVRSLGADEVLDYREQHYADVVRGADVVLDVQGGESAALGVAAVRPGGILVITLPQQMATLAPIAEAAGVRAAALFVEADQVGLAGMVELVESGLLRPIVAATLPLAEAGRAQSERFGPGKVVLLTSDEG encoded by the coding sequence ATGCCCGAGGATGCCGCCTCGGCGCGCGCCGTCGTCGCCGACGAGCCGGGCGGGCCCGACGTCCTCCGCGTCGCCGCCGTGCCGATGCCCGAGCCCGGCATCGGCGAGGTGCTCGTGCGCGTGCACGCGGCGAGCGTGAACCCGGTCGACGTCATGCAGCGCCAGCACGGCACGTTCGGCGGCGGCCGGTCGATCCGCATCGGCTACGACGTCGCGGGCGTCGTGGAGGAGGTCGGCCCCGGCGTCACGCTGTTCGCACCCGGCGACGCGGTGTTCGGCATGCTGCCCTTCCCCCACGCCGCGGGCGCGTACGCGACCCACGTCGTCGCCCCGACGCGAGCGCTCGTGCGCACTCCGGCGTCGCTGAGCCACGCCGAGGCCGCAGCGCTGCCGCTCGCCGGACTCACCGCGTGGCAGGCGCTGGTCGACACCGCGCGCCTCGAGCGCGGGCAGCGCGTCGTCGTGACGGGCGCGGCGGGCGGCGTCGGCCATCTCGCGGTGCAGATCGCCCATGCGATCGGCGCGCATGTCATCGGCGTCGCATCCGCGACGGATGCGGCGCTCGTGCGCTCGCTCGGCGCCGACGAGGTGCTCGACTACCGCGAGCAGCACTATGCGGACGTCGTGCGCGGCGCCGACGTGGTGCTCGACGTGCAGGGCGGCGAGAGCGCCGCCCTGGGGGTCGCCGCCGTGCGGCCGGGCGGCATCCTCGTCATCACGCTGCCGCAGCAGATGGCGACGCTCGCGCCGATCGCGGAGGCCGCGGGCGTGCGCGCCGCGGCGCTGTTCGTGGAGGCCGACCAGGTCGGGCTCGCAGGCATGGTCGAGCTCGTGGAGTCGGGGCTGCTGCGGCCGATCGTGGCCGCGACGCTGCCGCTCGCCGAGGCCGGCCGCGCCCAGAGCGAGCGCTTCGGCCCCGGCAAGGTCGTGCTCCTCACTTCCGACGAGGGGTGA
- a CDS encoding diacylglycerol/lipid kinase family protein, protein MTDETRAPAGARPVAAVVHNPVKVSTARLRAAVEQAEQSHGWAPSRWYETAADDSGAQAARDAAAARPDLILVAGGDGTVRAVAEAMHESSIPLALLPSGTANLLARNLRLRTTSLPRAVSDAFAGVDRPIDVAFATMRTADGAIRRKAFLVMAGIGLDARMAADTDAELKRRIGWGAYVDPIARSILGGARFDLRYRVDRSRARSLTAHTIIVGNVGTVTAGLLLMPDAVVDDGLLDVVVFKPKSAWGWVQIASRFTTNGMFQASRPGRWVLRNTPDLHALRYTQGRRFDARFETPQLLQLDGDVVGEVVSVALTVQHHGLLLRTPRG, encoded by the coding sequence GTGACGGACGAGACGCGTGCGCCGGCGGGTGCGCGACCCGTCGCCGCCGTCGTCCACAACCCCGTGAAGGTGTCGACCGCGCGCCTGAGGGCAGCAGTCGAGCAGGCCGAGCAGAGCCACGGATGGGCGCCGTCGCGCTGGTACGAGACCGCCGCCGACGACTCCGGCGCCCAGGCGGCGCGCGACGCCGCAGCGGCACGCCCCGACCTCATCCTCGTCGCGGGCGGCGACGGCACCGTGCGCGCCGTCGCGGAGGCGATGCACGAGTCGAGCATCCCGCTCGCGCTCCTGCCCTCGGGCACCGCGAACCTCCTCGCCCGAAACCTCCGCCTGCGCACCACGAGCCTGCCGCGTGCGGTGTCCGACGCGTTCGCGGGCGTCGACCGACCGATCGACGTCGCCTTCGCGACGATGCGCACCGCCGACGGCGCGATCAGGCGCAAGGCGTTCCTCGTGATGGCGGGCATCGGCCTCGACGCGCGCATGGCCGCCGACACCGACGCCGAGCTGAAGCGCCGCATCGGCTGGGGCGCCTACGTCGACCCCATCGCCCGCTCGATCCTCGGCGGCGCCCGCTTCGACCTCCGCTACCGCGTCGACCGCAGCCGCGCGCGGTCGCTCACGGCGCACACGATCATCGTCGGCAACGTCGGCACCGTCACCGCCGGCCTGCTCCTCATGCCCGACGCGGTCGTCGACGACGGGCTGCTCGACGTCGTCGTCTTCAAGCCGAAGAGCGCATGGGGATGGGTGCAGATCGCGTCGCGCTTCACGACGAACGGCATGTTCCAGGCATCCCGCCCCGGCCGGTGGGTGCTGAGGAACACCCCGGATCTGCACGCCCTTCGGTACACGCAGGGCCGCCGCTTCGACGCGCGCTTCGAGACGCCGCAGCTGCTGCAGCTCGACGGCGACGTCGTCGGCGAGGTCGTGAGCGTCGCGCTCACCGTGCAGCACCACGGGCTGCTGCTGCGGACGCCGCGGGGCTGA
- a CDS encoding purine-cytosine permease family protein gives MSSTIETKSIDFVPLTERKGSVWSLFPLWFMSNANLTTLATGMIGVGLGATFMTSVIAILAGVAVGTIFTAFHSAQGPQLGLPQMLQSRAQFGYRGVAVICVVTILSIVGFNIFNQILAADVLTITTGASVAPLWYVLITGLALVLAIVGYHWIHRTQQWLTLLFLATFGVFSIACIVALPLPAEQLGLGSFAWPAFLVQFAGAAGYGLGWAPYVSDYSRYLPPRTSPAAATAFTYGGVFVGASWLMVLGAFVAAQFAGAAPLQAVAQAADAILPGASGWLLLAALPGLISVITVNIYAASIEGITVIDSFRPLAPTRRVRIVACSIVGGAGLLGALLSTGEFLANFGSFLVILVYVLVPWTSVNLVDYYLVRKGRYAIGEMFRPDGVYGAWGWRGLASYGIGIVAMVPFVVTAWFVGPLAQAIGGIDIALFVGLVAAAVAYLALTARQDRSAEDDAIARAADSGAASSVSFGREPAARP, from the coding sequence ATGAGCAGCACCATCGAGACGAAGTCCATCGACTTCGTGCCGCTGACGGAGCGCAAGGGATCGGTCTGGTCGCTCTTCCCGCTGTGGTTCATGTCGAACGCGAACCTCACGACCCTCGCCACCGGCATGATCGGCGTCGGCCTCGGCGCGACGTTCATGACGAGCGTCATCGCGATCCTCGCCGGCGTCGCCGTCGGCACGATCTTCACGGCGTTCCACTCGGCGCAGGGTCCGCAGCTCGGTCTGCCGCAGATGCTGCAGTCGCGCGCGCAGTTCGGCTACCGCGGCGTCGCCGTGATCTGCGTCGTCACGATCCTCAGCATCGTCGGCTTCAACATCTTCAACCAGATCCTCGCCGCCGACGTGCTCACCATCACGACCGGCGCATCCGTCGCGCCCCTCTGGTACGTGCTCATCACCGGCCTCGCGCTCGTGCTGGCGATCGTCGGCTACCACTGGATCCATCGCACGCAGCAGTGGCTCACCCTGCTGTTCCTCGCGACCTTCGGCGTCTTCTCGATCGCGTGCATCGTCGCGCTGCCGCTGCCCGCGGAGCAGCTGGGCCTCGGATCCTTCGCGTGGCCCGCGTTCCTCGTGCAGTTCGCCGGCGCCGCCGGCTACGGGCTCGGCTGGGCGCCGTACGTCTCCGACTACTCCCGCTACCTCCCGCCGCGCACGAGCCCCGCGGCCGCGACGGCCTTCACGTACGGCGGCGTCTTCGTCGGCGCCTCCTGGCTTATGGTGCTCGGCGCCTTCGTCGCCGCCCAGTTCGCGGGCGCGGCGCCGCTGCAGGCCGTGGCGCAGGCGGCGGATGCGATCCTCCCCGGCGCGAGCGGATGGCTGCTGCTCGCGGCCCTGCCGGGCCTCATCAGCGTCATCACCGTGAACATCTACGCGGCGTCGATCGAGGGCATCACCGTCATCGACTCCTTCCGCCCCCTCGCGCCCACCCGCCGCGTGCGCATCGTCGCGTGCTCGATCGTCGGCGGCGCCGGCCTGCTCGGCGCGCTGCTCAGCACCGGCGAGTTCCTGGCGAACTTCGGCAGCTTCCTCGTGATCCTCGTGTACGTGCTCGTGCCCTGGACGAGCGTGAACCTCGTCGACTACTACCTCGTGCGGAAGGGCCGCTACGCGATCGGCGAGATGTTCCGCCCCGACGGCGTCTACGGTGCGTGGGGCTGGCGCGGGCTCGCCTCCTACGGCATCGGCATCGTCGCGATGGTGCCGTTCGTCGTGACGGCGTGGTTCGTCGGGCCGCTCGCGCAGGCGATCGGCGGCATCGACATCGCCCTGTTCGTCGGGCTCGTCGCGGCCGCCGTCGCGTACCTCGCGCTCACCGCGCGGCAGGACCGCAGCGCCGAGGACGACGCCATCGCACGCGCCGCCGACTCGGGCGCCGCGTCGTCGGTGAGCTTCGGGCGGGAGCCGGCCGCGCGTCCCTGA
- a CDS encoding nitrilase-related carbon-nitrogen hydrolase: MALDGEQQARSIAIAARSPRIRAGEPEANLDAARAAIADAVAAGARLIVLPELLTSGYALTSQDEARALAIDAGDAALASLAADLPADAVLVVGFAERAGASIANSVGAITRDGVLAVYRKTHLWDLEQTLFEPGDAEPPVVETPIGRLGLAICYDLEFPEVPRALALAGAEVIAAPVAWPLVDRPAGERPPELIQAMGSARTSRIPIVIADHHGDDRGIDWTGGTAIVDAYGWVADAGETAATATVEIPADTRAGDRNDLLGDRRPELYRGLLDEQPSAPRRHR; the protein is encoded by the coding sequence GTGGCACTCGACGGCGAGCAGCAGGCCAGGTCCATCGCGATCGCGGCGCGCAGCCCGCGCATCCGCGCCGGCGAGCCGGAGGCGAACCTGGATGCGGCACGCGCTGCGATCGCCGACGCGGTCGCGGCGGGCGCGCGGCTGATCGTGCTGCCCGAGCTGCTCACGAGCGGCTACGCCCTCACGTCGCAGGACGAGGCTCGCGCGCTCGCGATCGATGCGGGCGACGCCGCCCTCGCATCCCTCGCCGCCGACCTCCCCGCGGATGCCGTGCTCGTGGTCGGCTTCGCCGAGCGCGCGGGCGCGAGCATCGCGAACAGCGTCGGCGCGATCACGCGCGACGGCGTGCTCGCCGTCTACCGCAAGACGCACCTGTGGGACCTCGAGCAGACCCTCTTCGAGCCCGGCGACGCCGAGCCGCCCGTCGTCGAGACGCCGATCGGCCGCCTCGGGCTCGCCATCTGCTACGACCTCGAGTTCCCCGAGGTGCCGCGCGCGCTCGCGCTCGCCGGCGCCGAGGTCATCGCCGCGCCCGTCGCGTGGCCGCTCGTCGACCGGCCCGCCGGCGAGCGACCGCCCGAGCTCATCCAGGCGATGGGGTCGGCGCGCACGTCGCGCATCCCCATCGTCATCGCCGACCACCACGGCGACGACCGCGGCATCGACTGGACCGGCGGCACCGCCATCGTCGACGCGTACGGATGGGTGGCGGATGCGGGCGAGACCGCCGCGACCGCGACGGTCGAGATCCCCGCCGACACCCGTGCGGGCGACCGCAACGACCTGCTCGGCGACCGCCGGCCCGAGCTCTACCGCGGACTGCTCGACGAGCAGCCGAGCGCGCCGAGGAGGCACCGATGA
- the hisD gene encoding histidinol dehydrogenase produces MRFSAPVLASLDGRFHHLKTPLVDAPAAQQDPAVIETVTTMLAEVERRGMDAVLEYARTLDGYRGGDIELTPQQIATSGDRIPADLRAAIELGSERTQAFAREQRAHLQDFEAELVPGIVTGARYVPVARVGAYLPAGRFPLTASAFMTVGVAKAAGVPTVIAATPPQPDGVANDAVVYAAHLSGVDRVFVLGGVQALAAMAFGLLGDLPVDMLVGAGNAYVAEAKRRLFGTTAIDLLAGPSEVAVLSDESADPEIVAADLLGQAEHGPNSPAALVTTSEEHGRAVIAAVDRQLATLATEPICGPAWRDYGTVTVADDREVAAALMDDLAPEHLEVITTDDDWFHDRLRNYGSIFLGAWSTIAYSDKGMAGTNHVLPTAGGAKHSAGLSVSRFLKPLTYQRVAREATPELAHAVQVISDSEGMAAHSATATMRLATYADVASAGSSAAASTAG; encoded by the coding sequence ATGCGCTTCTCCGCCCCCGTGCTCGCCAGCCTCGACGGCCGCTTCCACCACCTCAAGACGCCGCTCGTCGACGCGCCCGCCGCGCAGCAGGACCCCGCGGTCATCGAGACCGTCACGACGATGCTCGCCGAGGTCGAGCGCCGCGGCATGGATGCGGTGCTCGAGTACGCACGCACGCTCGACGGGTACCGCGGCGGCGACATCGAGCTCACACCGCAGCAGATCGCCACGAGCGGCGACCGCATCCCCGCCGACCTCCGCGCGGCCATCGAGCTCGGCTCCGAGCGCACCCAGGCGTTCGCCCGCGAGCAGCGGGCGCACCTGCAGGACTTCGAGGCCGAGCTCGTGCCCGGCATCGTCACCGGCGCCCGCTACGTGCCCGTGGCCCGCGTCGGCGCCTACCTGCCCGCCGGGCGCTTTCCGCTCACGGCCTCCGCGTTCATGACCGTCGGCGTCGCGAAGGCGGCCGGCGTGCCCACCGTGATCGCGGCCACGCCGCCCCAGCCGGACGGCGTCGCCAACGACGCCGTCGTCTACGCCGCGCACCTGTCGGGCGTCGACCGCGTGTTCGTGCTCGGCGGCGTGCAGGCCCTCGCCGCCATGGCCTTCGGCCTGCTCGGCGACCTGCCCGTCGACATGCTCGTCGGCGCCGGCAACGCCTACGTGGCCGAGGCGAAGCGCCGCCTCTTCGGCACCACCGCGATCGACCTGCTCGCCGGCCCCTCCGAGGTCGCCGTGCTCTCGGACGAGAGCGCCGACCCCGAGATCGTCGCCGCCGACCTGCTCGGCCAGGCCGAGCACGGCCCCAACTCGCCCGCCGCCCTCGTCACCACCTCCGAGGAGCACGGCCGCGCCGTCATCGCCGCCGTCGACCGGCAGCTCGCGACGCTCGCGACCGAGCCCATCTGCGGCCCCGCCTGGCGCGACTACGGCACCGTGACCGTCGCCGACGACCGCGAGGTCGCCGCAGCGCTCATGGACGACCTCGCACCCGAGCACCTCGAGGTCATCACGACCGACGACGACTGGTTCCACGACCGCCTGCGCAACTACGGCTCGATCTTCCTCGGCGCGTGGAGCACCATCGCCTACTCCGACAAGGGCATGGCCGGCACGAACCACGTCCTGCCGACCGCTGGTGGCGCGAAGCACAGCGCGGGGCTGTCGGTGTCGCGCTTCCTCAAGCCGCTCACCTACCAGCGCGTCGCACGCGAGGCGACGCCCGAGCTCGCGCACGCCGTGCAGGTGATCTCCGACTCCGAGGGCATGGCCGCGCACAGCGCCACCGCCACGATGCGGCTCGCGACCTACGCCGACGTCGCCTCCGCCGGATCCTCGGCTGCCGCGAGCACCGCGGGCTGA
- a CDS encoding LysR family transcriptional regulator: MTLAQLTAFLAAMEHGSFTAAARELGGAQASMSELVARLERELGATLFVRGGRRLVPTAAAIELQPHARRAVGAIDAGMDAVRSLSALEGGTCTFGVLRNAAYYDLADLVQRFHAQHPKVAVRLVGLNSALVAESIARGELEAGIVVLPVPEEGLAVRPLFRDEVLYASATRDPRGGPVSIDELAAASLVLYDAYAGWSDPTRRQLRERASLRGLRIEPAIEVEHVETALGLVASGSVDTIVSRSIAESPSFPAGVHVAPMDEPCFDTIALVQREGAHLSPATRAIASLAEQTLLSKLGDHEGRERMA, translated from the coding sequence ATGACCCTCGCGCAGCTGACCGCGTTCCTCGCAGCGATGGAGCACGGATCCTTCACCGCGGCGGCGCGCGAGCTGGGTGGCGCGCAGGCGTCGATGTCCGAGCTCGTTGCACGCCTCGAGCGCGAGCTGGGCGCGACGCTCTTCGTGCGCGGCGGCCGTCGCCTCGTGCCGACCGCCGCCGCGATCGAGCTGCAGCCGCACGCCCGACGCGCGGTGGGCGCCATCGATGCGGGCATGGATGCGGTGCGCTCGCTCTCGGCGCTCGAGGGCGGCACGTGCACGTTCGGGGTGCTGCGCAACGCCGCCTACTACGACCTCGCCGACCTCGTGCAGCGCTTTCACGCGCAGCACCCGAAGGTCGCGGTGCGGCTCGTGGGCCTCAACTCGGCGCTCGTCGCCGAGTCGATCGCGCGCGGCGAGCTCGAGGCCGGCATCGTCGTGCTGCCGGTGCCCGAGGAGGGGCTCGCGGTGCGGCCGCTCTTCCGCGACGAGGTGCTCTACGCATCCGCGACCCGGGATCCGCGCGGCGGCCCTGTCTCGATCGACGAGCTGGCCGCGGCGAGCCTCGTGCTCTACGACGCGTACGCCGGCTGGTCCGACCCCACGAGGCGGCAGCTGCGCGAGCGGGCGAGCCTCCGGGGCCTGCGCATCGAGCCGGCGATCGAGGTCGAGCACGTCGAGACGGCGCTCGGGCTCGTCGCGAGCGGCTCCGTCGACACGATCGTGTCGCGCTCGATCGCCGAGTCGCCCTCCTTCCCCGCTGGCGTGCACGTCGCGCCGATGGACGAGCCCTGCTTCGACACGATCGCGCTCGTGCAGCGCGAGGGCGCGCACCTGTCGCCCGCGACCCGCGCGATCGCGTCGCTCGCCGAGCAGACGCTGCTGTCGAAGCTCGGCGACCACGAGGGCCGCGAGCGGATGGCCTGA
- a CDS encoding helix-turn-helix domain-containing protein: protein MRAIHPSADEVVAPIGARLRSVRTAQGMTLAHVAEATGLSKGFLSRVERDETSPSLATLVQLCQVLSLPIGALFAEPEVQHVAFADAPRVNLGGVHVDERLMTPRGEERVQVLRSELAPDAHGGSDLYTINAQVEVLHVLAGTVRLELVDRSIVARAGDAVTFPGREPHTWRVEGGEPATVLWILVPAPWSGSA from the coding sequence ATGCGCGCGATTCATCCCTCCGCCGACGAGGTCGTCGCACCCATCGGCGCCCGGCTGCGCTCCGTGCGCACCGCGCAGGGCATGACGCTCGCGCACGTCGCCGAGGCGACGGGGCTGTCGAAGGGATTCCTCAGCCGCGTCGAGCGCGACGAGACGTCGCCGAGCCTCGCGACGCTCGTGCAGCTGTGCCAGGTGCTGTCGCTGCCGATCGGCGCGCTCTTCGCCGAGCCCGAGGTGCAGCACGTCGCCTTCGCCGACGCGCCGCGCGTGAACCTCGGTGGCGTGCACGTCGACGAGCGGCTCATGACGCCGCGCGGCGAGGAGCGCGTGCAGGTGCTGCGCTCCGAGCTCGCGCCCGACGCGCACGGCGGCAGCGACCTCTACACGATCAATGCGCAGGTCGAGGTGCTGCACGTGCTCGCCGGCACCGTGCGGCTCGAGCTCGTCGACCGCTCGATCGTCGCGCGCGCCGGCGACGCCGTGACCTTCCCCGGTCGCGAGCCACACACGTGGCGCGTCGAGGGCGGCGAGCCGGCGACGGTGCTGTGGATCCTCGTGCCGGCGCCGTGGAGCGGCTCGGCCTGA
- the speB gene encoding agmatinase yields MQPTHEDAPRGPIDASRVPRFAGIATFARLPRLDEVERADVAVVGIPFDGGVSYRPGARFGPSHVREASRLLRPYNPAQDVHPFAAQQVADAGDIAVNPFDLAEAVADVEAGALELARSAGRIVAIGGDHTIALPLLRAVHAAHGPVAVLHFDAHLDTWDTYFGAPVTHGTPFRRASEEGLIDLTASCHVGIRGPLYSKDDLRDDERLGFAIVTSEEIEEEGVAAAIARIRTRIGDAPLYISIDIDVLDPAHAPGTGTPEAGGLTSRELLRILRALSDLRIVGADVVEVSPAYDHAQLTAVAASHVVYELLSAMAPRGATPSDAAPSDAAPSDAAQSTTEEHA; encoded by the coding sequence ATGCAACCCACCCACGAAGACGCGCCGCGCGGCCCGATCGACGCGAGCCGCGTGCCGCGCTTCGCCGGCATCGCGACGTTCGCCCGGCTCCCCCGCCTCGACGAGGTCGAGCGCGCGGACGTCGCCGTCGTGGGCATCCCGTTCGACGGCGGTGTCAGCTACCGCCCGGGCGCACGCTTCGGCCCGAGCCACGTGCGCGAGGCGTCACGCCTGCTGCGCCCGTACAACCCGGCGCAGGACGTGCATCCGTTCGCGGCGCAGCAGGTCGCCGACGCGGGCGACATCGCCGTGAACCCCTTCGACCTCGCCGAGGCCGTCGCCGACGTCGAGGCCGGCGCGCTCGAGCTCGCCCGCTCCGCCGGCCGCATCGTCGCGATCGGCGGCGACCACACGATCGCCCTGCCGCTCCTGCGCGCCGTGCACGCCGCGCACGGACCCGTCGCGGTGCTGCACTTCGACGCGCACCTCGACACCTGGGACACGTACTTCGGCGCCCCCGTCACGCACGGCACTCCCTTCCGTCGCGCGAGCGAGGAGGGCCTCATCGACCTCACCGCGAGCTGCCACGTGGGCATCCGTGGGCCGCTGTACTCGAAGGACGACCTGCGCGACGACGAGCGGCTCGGCTTCGCGATCGTCACGAGCGAGGAGATCGAGGAGGAGGGGGTCGCGGCCGCGATCGCGCGCATCCGCACCCGCATCGGCGACGCGCCGCTCTACATCTCGATCGACATCGACGTGCTCGACCCCGCGCACGCGCCCGGCACCGGCACGCCCGAGGCGGGCGGGCTCACGAGCCGCGAGCTGCTGCGCATCCTGCGCGCGCTGTCGGATCTGCGCATCGTCGGCGCCGACGTCGTCGAGGTCTCCCCCGCCTACGACCACGCCCAGCTCACGGCGGTCGCCGCGAGCCACGTCGTCTACGAGCTGCTGAGCGCCATGGCGCCGCGCGGGGCGACGCCGAGCGATGCCGCGCCCAGCGATGCGGCGCCCAGCGATGCCGCACAGAGCACGACCGAGGAGCACGCATGA
- a CDS encoding YybH family protein → MTRPTDEQVLAAADAIVDAFRATDGERYFALFAPEASFVFHTEPARLDDRAAYERLWAEWVASGWRVESCASSDRQVLAMDGGAVFSHTVRTAVTTPDGPDAYVERETIVFRVDGDGLVAIHEHLSPQP, encoded by the coding sequence ATGACCCGCCCCACCGACGAGCAGGTGCTCGCCGCCGCCGACGCGATCGTCGACGCCTTCCGCGCCACCGACGGCGAGCGCTACTTCGCGCTCTTCGCACCCGAGGCGAGCTTCGTCTTCCACACCGAGCCAGCGAGGCTCGACGACCGCGCCGCCTACGAGCGGCTGTGGGCCGAGTGGGTGGCGAGCGGATGGCGCGTCGAGTCGTGCGCGTCGAGCGACCGGCAGGTGCTCGCGATGGATGGCGGCGCCGTCTTCTCGCACACGGTGCGCACCGCCGTCACGACGCCCGACGGCCCCGACGCGTACGTCGAGCGGGAGACCATCGTCTTCCGCGTCGACGGCGACGGCCTCGTCGCGATCCACGAGCACCTCTCGCCCCAGCCCTGA